The following are encoded together in the Gasterosteus aculeatus chromosome 7, fGasAcu3.hap1.1, whole genome shotgun sequence genome:
- the hnrnpcb gene encoding heterogeneous nuclear ribonucleoproteins C1/C2 isoform X15, which produces MMDNVTNKTDPRSLNSRVFIGNLNTLLVTKADVEAIFAKYGKIVGCSVHKGYAFVQFANERNARNAVVSEDGRMIVGQVLDINLAGEPKPHRSKTAKRSAGDMYSPSVDLEYDFQRDYYDRMYSYQSRVPPPPPPPLSRAAVPSKRPRVSVSGGGSRRTKTSFSSSSKTSQRTSRSMKAGDLQTIKRELTQIKHKVDYLLESLERMDKDHGKKSDMKGCKQEPGEVSPLHSSTSSKKCDGMKRGMNDSDDEGDLLDDDDEMKSRGRDDDDEHEEGEDDGDSGDGDES; this is translated from the exons ATGATGGA CAACGTGACCAACAAGACGGACCCGCGCTCCCTCAACTCCCGCGTCTTCATCGGCAACCTCAACACCCTGCTGGTCACCAAGGCCGACGTGGAGGCCATCTTCGCCAAGTACGGCAAGATCGTGGGCTGCTCCGTCCACAAGGGCTACGCCTTCGTGCAGTTCGCCAACGAGAGGAACGCCCGCAACGCCGTGGTCAGCGAGGACGGCCGCATGATCGTGGGACAGGTGCTGG ACATCAACCTGGCAGGAGAGCCGAAGCCCCACCGATCGAAGACGGCGAAGCGCTCCGCGGGCGACatgtacag TCCGTCTGTGGATCTGGAGTATGACTTCCAGAGAGATTACTACGACAG GATGTACTCCTACCAGTCCCgcgtgccccctccccctcctcccccgctgtCCCGCGCCGCCGTCCCCTCCAAGCGCCCGAGGGTCAGCGTGAGCGGTGGGGGCAGCCGACGGACCAAGACCagcttctcctcgtcctccaagACGAGTCAGCGGACGTCCCGCTCCA tgaAGGCGGGCGATCTGCAGACCATCAAGAGGGAGCTCACGCAGATCAAGCACAAGGTGGACTACCTGCTGGAGAGCCTGGAGCGCATGGACAAGGACCACGGCAAGAAGTCAG ACATGAAGGGCTGCAAACAGGAACCAGGCGAGgtctcccccctccactcctccacctccagcaagAAGTGCGACGGCATGAAACGGGGCATGAACGACTCCGACGACGAGGGGGATCTGCTGGACGATGACGacgag atgaagagcagaggcaGAGACGACGATGACGAGCACGAGGAAGGAGAGGACGACGGAGACAGCGGCGACGGAGACGAGTCCTAA
- the hnrnpcb gene encoding heterogeneous nuclear ribonucleoproteins C1/C2 isoform X12, with protein MMDPMASSNVTNKTDPRSLNSRVFIGNLNTLLVTKADVEAIFAKYGKIVGCSVHKGYAFVQFANERNARNAVVSEDGRMIVGQVLDINLAGEPKPHRSKTAKRSAGDMYSPSVDLEYDFQRDYYDRMYSYQSRVPPPPPPPLSRAAVPSKRPRVSVSGGGSRRTKTSFSSSSKTSQRTSRSMKAGDLQTIKRELTQIKHKVDYLLESLERMDKDHGKKSDMKGCKQEPGEVSPLHSSTSSKKCDGMKRGMNDSDDEGDLLDDDDEMKSRGRDDDDEHEEGEDDGDSGDGDES; from the exons ATGATGGA CCCGATGGCCAGCAGCAACGTGACCAACAAGACGGACCCGCGCTCCCTCAACTCCCGCGTCTTCATCGGCAACCTCAACACCCTGCTGGTCACCAAGGCCGACGTGGAGGCCATCTTCGCCAAGTACGGCAAGATCGTGGGCTGCTCCGTCCACAAGGGCTACGCCTTCGTGCAGTTCGCCAACGAGAGGAACGCCCGCAACGCCGTGGTCAGCGAGGACGGCCGCATGATCGTGGGACAGGTGCTGG ACATCAACCTGGCAGGAGAGCCGAAGCCCCACCGATCGAAGACGGCGAAGCGCTCCGCGGGCGACatgtacag TCCGTCTGTGGATCTGGAGTATGACTTCCAGAGAGATTACTACGACAG GATGTACTCCTACCAGTCCCgcgtgccccctccccctcctcccccgctgtCCCGCGCCGCCGTCCCCTCCAAGCGCCCGAGGGTCAGCGTGAGCGGTGGGGGCAGCCGACGGACCAAGACCagcttctcctcgtcctccaagACGAGTCAGCGGACGTCCCGCTCCA tgaAGGCGGGCGATCTGCAGACCATCAAGAGGGAGCTCACGCAGATCAAGCACAAGGTGGACTACCTGCTGGAGAGCCTGGAGCGCATGGACAAGGACCACGGCAAGAAGTCAG ACATGAAGGGCTGCAAACAGGAACCAGGCGAGgtctcccccctccactcctccacctccagcaagAAGTGCGACGGCATGAAACGGGGCATGAACGACTCCGACGACGAGGGGGATCTGCTGGACGATGACGacgag atgaagagcagaggcaGAGACGACGATGACGAGCACGAGGAAGGAGAGGACGACGGAGACAGCGGCGACGGAGACGAGTCCTAA
- the hnrnpcb gene encoding heterogeneous nuclear ribonucleoproteins C1/C2 isoform X8, with protein MSPLSPKTQAGRQTSIDLSTDMMDNVTNKTDPRSLNSRVFIGNLNTLLVTKADVEAIFAKYGKIVGCSVHKGYAFVQFANERNARNAVVSEDGRMIVGQVLDINLAGEPKPHRSKTAKRSAGDMYSPSVDLEYDFQRDYYDRMYSYQSRVPPPPPPPLSRAAVPSKRPRVSVSGGGSRRTKTSFSSSSKTSQRTSRSMKAGDLQTIKRELTQIKHKVDYLLESLERMDKDHGKKSDMKGCKQEPGEVSPLHSSTSSKKCDGMKRGMNDSDDEGDLLDDDDEMKSRGRDDDDEHEEGEDDGDSGDGDES; from the exons ATGTCACCATTATCGCCGAAA ActcaggcaggcaggcagacctCCATCGACCTGAGCACAGACATGATGGA CAACGTGACCAACAAGACGGACCCGCGCTCCCTCAACTCCCGCGTCTTCATCGGCAACCTCAACACCCTGCTGGTCACCAAGGCCGACGTGGAGGCCATCTTCGCCAAGTACGGCAAGATCGTGGGCTGCTCCGTCCACAAGGGCTACGCCTTCGTGCAGTTCGCCAACGAGAGGAACGCCCGCAACGCCGTGGTCAGCGAGGACGGCCGCATGATCGTGGGACAGGTGCTGG ACATCAACCTGGCAGGAGAGCCGAAGCCCCACCGATCGAAGACGGCGAAGCGCTCCGCGGGCGACatgtacag TCCGTCTGTGGATCTGGAGTATGACTTCCAGAGAGATTACTACGACAG GATGTACTCCTACCAGTCCCgcgtgccccctccccctcctcccccgctgtCCCGCGCCGCCGTCCCCTCCAAGCGCCCGAGGGTCAGCGTGAGCGGTGGGGGCAGCCGACGGACCAAGACCagcttctcctcgtcctccaagACGAGTCAGCGGACGTCCCGCTCCA tgaAGGCGGGCGATCTGCAGACCATCAAGAGGGAGCTCACGCAGATCAAGCACAAGGTGGACTACCTGCTGGAGAGCCTGGAGCGCATGGACAAGGACCACGGCAAGAAGTCAG ACATGAAGGGCTGCAAACAGGAACCAGGCGAGgtctcccccctccactcctccacctccagcaagAAGTGCGACGGCATGAAACGGGGCATGAACGACTCCGACGACGAGGGGGATCTGCTGGACGATGACGacgag atgaagagcagaggcaGAGACGACGATGACGAGCACGAGGAAGGAGAGGACGACGGAGACAGCGGCGACGGAGACGAGTCCTAA
- the hnrnpcb gene encoding heterogeneous nuclear ribonucleoproteins C1/C2 isoform X14, whose translation MASSNVTNKTDPRSLNSRVFIGNLNTLLVTKADVEAIFAKYGKIVGCSVHKGYAFVQFANERNARNAVVSEDGRMIVGQVLDINLAGEPKPHRSKTAKRSAGDMYSPSVDLEYDFQRDYYDRMYSYQSRVPPPPPPPLSRAAVPSKRPRVSVSGGGSRRTKTSFSSSSKTSQRTSRSMKAGDLQTIKRELTQIKHKVDYLLESLERMDKDHGKKSDMKGCKQEPGEVSPLHSSTSSKKCDGMKRGMNDSDDEGDLLDDDDEMKSRGRDDDDEHEEGEDDGDSGDGDES comes from the exons ATGGCCAGCAGCAACGTGACCAACAAGACGGACCCGCGCTCCCTCAACTCCCGCGTCTTCATCGGCAACCTCAACACCCTGCTGGTCACCAAGGCCGACGTGGAGGCCATCTTCGCCAAGTACGGCAAGATCGTGGGCTGCTCCGTCCACAAGGGCTACGCCTTCGTGCAGTTCGCCAACGAGAGGAACGCCCGCAACGCCGTGGTCAGCGAGGACGGCCGCATGATCGTGGGACAGGTGCTGG ACATCAACCTGGCAGGAGAGCCGAAGCCCCACCGATCGAAGACGGCGAAGCGCTCCGCGGGCGACatgtacag TCCGTCTGTGGATCTGGAGTATGACTTCCAGAGAGATTACTACGACAG GATGTACTCCTACCAGTCCCgcgtgccccctccccctcctcccccgctgtCCCGCGCCGCCGTCCCCTCCAAGCGCCCGAGGGTCAGCGTGAGCGGTGGGGGCAGCCGACGGACCAAGACCagcttctcctcgtcctccaagACGAGTCAGCGGACGTCCCGCTCCA tgaAGGCGGGCGATCTGCAGACCATCAAGAGGGAGCTCACGCAGATCAAGCACAAGGTGGACTACCTGCTGGAGAGCCTGGAGCGCATGGACAAGGACCACGGCAAGAAGTCAG ACATGAAGGGCTGCAAACAGGAACCAGGCGAGgtctcccccctccactcctccacctccagcaagAAGTGCGACGGCATGAAACGGGGCATGAACGACTCCGACGACGAGGGGGATCTGCTGGACGATGACGacgag atgaagagcagaggcaGAGACGACGATGACGAGCACGAGGAAGGAGAGGACGACGGAGACAGCGGCGACGGAGACGAGTCCTAA
- the hnrnpcb gene encoding heterogeneous nuclear ribonucleoproteins C1/C2 isoform X2 encodes MPFDGVKSGLLPTQKNRYLLLIITIMSPLSPKTQAGRQTSIDLSTDMMDSNVTNKTDPRSLNSRVFIGNLNTLLVTKADVEAIFAKYGKIVGCSVHKGYAFVQFANERNARNAVVSEDGRMIVGQVLDINLAGEPKPHRSKTAKRSAGDMYSPSVDLEYDFQRDYYDRMYSYQSRVPPPPPPPLSRAAVPSKRPRVSVSGGGSRRTKTSFSSSSKTSQRTSRSMKAGDLQTIKRELTQIKHKVDYLLESLERMDKDHGKKSGGASTGGWKRRFTHQHMKGCKQEPGEVSPLHSSTSSKKCDGMKRGMNDSDDEGDLLDDDDEMKSRGRDDDDEHEEGEDDGDSGDGDES; translated from the exons ATGCCATTTGATGGAGTCAAATCTGGTCTATTAcccacacagaaaaacagatacCTGCTCTTGATAATAACAATTATGTCACCATTATCGCCGAAA ActcaggcaggcaggcagacctCCATCGACCTGAGCACAGACATGATGGA CAGCAACGTGACCAACAAGACGGACCCGCGCTCCCTCAACTCCCGCGTCTTCATCGGCAACCTCAACACCCTGCTGGTCACCAAGGCCGACGTGGAGGCCATCTTCGCCAAGTACGGCAAGATCGTGGGCTGCTCCGTCCACAAGGGCTACGCCTTCGTGCAGTTCGCCAACGAGAGGAACGCCCGCAACGCCGTGGTCAGCGAGGACGGCCGCATGATCGTGGGACAGGTGCTGG ACATCAACCTGGCAGGAGAGCCGAAGCCCCACCGATCGAAGACGGCGAAGCGCTCCGCGGGCGACatgtacag TCCGTCTGTGGATCTGGAGTATGACTTCCAGAGAGATTACTACGACAG GATGTACTCCTACCAGTCCCgcgtgccccctccccctcctcccccgctgtCCCGCGCCGCCGTCCCCTCCAAGCGCCCGAGGGTCAGCGTGAGCGGTGGGGGCAGCCGACGGACCAAGACCagcttctcctcgtcctccaagACGAGTCAGCGGACGTCCCGCTCCA tgaAGGCGGGCGATCTGCAGACCATCAAGAGGGAGCTCACGCAGATCAAGCACAAGGTGGACTACCTGCTGGAGAGCCTGGAGCGCATGGACAAGGACCACGGCAAGAAGTCAGGTGGGGCCTCAACGGGTGGATGGAAACGGAGGTTTACGCACCAGC ACATGAAGGGCTGCAAACAGGAACCAGGCGAGgtctcccccctccactcctccacctccagcaagAAGTGCGACGGCATGAAACGGGGCATGAACGACTCCGACGACGAGGGGGATCTGCTGGACGATGACGacgag atgaagagcagaggcaGAGACGACGATGACGAGCACGAGGAAGGAGAGGACGACGGAGACAGCGGCGACGGAGACGAGTCCTAA
- the hnrnpcb gene encoding heterogeneous nuclear ribonucleoproteins C1/C2 isoform X5 has product MSPLSPKTQAGRQTSIDLSTDMMDSNVTNKTDPRSLNSRVFIGNLNTLLVTKADVEAIFAKYGKIVGCSVHKGYAFVQFANERNARNAVVSEDGRMIVGQVLDINLAGEPKPHRSKTAKRSAGDMYSPSVDLEYDFQRDYYDRMYSYQSRVPPPPPPPLSRAAVPSKRPRVSVSGGGSRRTKTSFSSSSKTSQRTSRSMKAGDLQTIKRELTQIKHKVDYLLESLERMDKDHGKKSGGASTGGWKRRFTHQHMKGCKQEPGEVSPLHSSTSSKKCDGMKRGMNDSDDEGDLLDDDDEMKSRGRDDDDEHEEGEDDGDSGDGDES; this is encoded by the exons ATGTCACCATTATCGCCGAAA ActcaggcaggcaggcagacctCCATCGACCTGAGCACAGACATGATGGA CAGCAACGTGACCAACAAGACGGACCCGCGCTCCCTCAACTCCCGCGTCTTCATCGGCAACCTCAACACCCTGCTGGTCACCAAGGCCGACGTGGAGGCCATCTTCGCCAAGTACGGCAAGATCGTGGGCTGCTCCGTCCACAAGGGCTACGCCTTCGTGCAGTTCGCCAACGAGAGGAACGCCCGCAACGCCGTGGTCAGCGAGGACGGCCGCATGATCGTGGGACAGGTGCTGG ACATCAACCTGGCAGGAGAGCCGAAGCCCCACCGATCGAAGACGGCGAAGCGCTCCGCGGGCGACatgtacag TCCGTCTGTGGATCTGGAGTATGACTTCCAGAGAGATTACTACGACAG GATGTACTCCTACCAGTCCCgcgtgccccctccccctcctcccccgctgtCCCGCGCCGCCGTCCCCTCCAAGCGCCCGAGGGTCAGCGTGAGCGGTGGGGGCAGCCGACGGACCAAGACCagcttctcctcgtcctccaagACGAGTCAGCGGACGTCCCGCTCCA tgaAGGCGGGCGATCTGCAGACCATCAAGAGGGAGCTCACGCAGATCAAGCACAAGGTGGACTACCTGCTGGAGAGCCTGGAGCGCATGGACAAGGACCACGGCAAGAAGTCAGGTGGGGCCTCAACGGGTGGATGGAAACGGAGGTTTACGCACCAGC ACATGAAGGGCTGCAAACAGGAACCAGGCGAGgtctcccccctccactcctccacctccagcaagAAGTGCGACGGCATGAAACGGGGCATGAACGACTCCGACGACGAGGGGGATCTGCTGGACGATGACGacgag atgaagagcagaggcaGAGACGACGATGACGAGCACGAGGAAGGAGAGGACGACGGAGACAGCGGCGACGGAGACGAGTCCTAA
- the hnrnpcb gene encoding heterogeneous nuclear ribonucleoproteins C1/C2 isoform X7 — MPFDGVKSGLLPTQKNRYLLLIITIMSPLSPKTQAGRQTSIDLSTDMMDPMASSNVTNKTDPRSLNSRVFIGNLNTLLVTKADVEAIFAKYGKIVGCSVHKGYAFVQFANERNARNAVVSEDGRMIVGQVLDINLAGEPKPHRSKTAKRSAGDMYSPSVDLEYDFQRDYYDRMYSYQSRVPPPPPPPLSRAAVPSKRPRVSVSGGGSRRTKTSFSSSSKTSQRTSRSMKAGDLQTIKRELTQIKHKVDYLLESLERMDKDHGKKSDMKGCKQEPGEVSPLHSSTSSKKCDGMKRGMNDSDDEGDLLDDDDEMKSRGRDDDDEHEEGEDDGDSGDGDES, encoded by the exons ATGCCATTTGATGGAGTCAAATCTGGTCTATTAcccacacagaaaaacagatacCTGCTCTTGATAATAACAATTATGTCACCATTATCGCCGAAA ActcaggcaggcaggcagacctCCATCGACCTGAGCACAGACATGATGGA CCCGATGGCCAGCAGCAACGTGACCAACAAGACGGACCCGCGCTCCCTCAACTCCCGCGTCTTCATCGGCAACCTCAACACCCTGCTGGTCACCAAGGCCGACGTGGAGGCCATCTTCGCCAAGTACGGCAAGATCGTGGGCTGCTCCGTCCACAAGGGCTACGCCTTCGTGCAGTTCGCCAACGAGAGGAACGCCCGCAACGCCGTGGTCAGCGAGGACGGCCGCATGATCGTGGGACAGGTGCTGG ACATCAACCTGGCAGGAGAGCCGAAGCCCCACCGATCGAAGACGGCGAAGCGCTCCGCGGGCGACatgtacag TCCGTCTGTGGATCTGGAGTATGACTTCCAGAGAGATTACTACGACAG GATGTACTCCTACCAGTCCCgcgtgccccctccccctcctcccccgctgtCCCGCGCCGCCGTCCCCTCCAAGCGCCCGAGGGTCAGCGTGAGCGGTGGGGGCAGCCGACGGACCAAGACCagcttctcctcgtcctccaagACGAGTCAGCGGACGTCCCGCTCCA tgaAGGCGGGCGATCTGCAGACCATCAAGAGGGAGCTCACGCAGATCAAGCACAAGGTGGACTACCTGCTGGAGAGCCTGGAGCGCATGGACAAGGACCACGGCAAGAAGTCAG ACATGAAGGGCTGCAAACAGGAACCAGGCGAGgtctcccccctccactcctccacctccagcaagAAGTGCGACGGCATGAAACGGGGCATGAACGACTCCGACGACGAGGGGGATCTGCTGGACGATGACGacgag atgaagagcagaggcaGAGACGACGATGACGAGCACGAGGAAGGAGAGGACGACGGAGACAGCGGCGACGGAGACGAGTCCTAA
- the hnrnpcb gene encoding heterogeneous nuclear ribonucleoproteins C1/C2 isoform X13 translates to MMDSNVTNKTDPRSLNSRVFIGNLNTLLVTKADVEAIFAKYGKIVGCSVHKGYAFVQFANERNARNAVVSEDGRMIVGQVLDINLAGEPKPHRSKTAKRSAGDMYSPSVDLEYDFQRDYYDRMYSYQSRVPPPPPPPLSRAAVPSKRPRVSVSGGGSRRTKTSFSSSSKTSQRTSRSMKAGDLQTIKRELTQIKHKVDYLLESLERMDKDHGKKSDMKGCKQEPGEVSPLHSSTSSKKCDGMKRGMNDSDDEGDLLDDDDEMKSRGRDDDDEHEEGEDDGDSGDGDES, encoded by the exons ATGATGGA CAGCAACGTGACCAACAAGACGGACCCGCGCTCCCTCAACTCCCGCGTCTTCATCGGCAACCTCAACACCCTGCTGGTCACCAAGGCCGACGTGGAGGCCATCTTCGCCAAGTACGGCAAGATCGTGGGCTGCTCCGTCCACAAGGGCTACGCCTTCGTGCAGTTCGCCAACGAGAGGAACGCCCGCAACGCCGTGGTCAGCGAGGACGGCCGCATGATCGTGGGACAGGTGCTGG ACATCAACCTGGCAGGAGAGCCGAAGCCCCACCGATCGAAGACGGCGAAGCGCTCCGCGGGCGACatgtacag TCCGTCTGTGGATCTGGAGTATGACTTCCAGAGAGATTACTACGACAG GATGTACTCCTACCAGTCCCgcgtgccccctccccctcctcccccgctgtCCCGCGCCGCCGTCCCCTCCAAGCGCCCGAGGGTCAGCGTGAGCGGTGGGGGCAGCCGACGGACCAAGACCagcttctcctcgtcctccaagACGAGTCAGCGGACGTCCCGCTCCA tgaAGGCGGGCGATCTGCAGACCATCAAGAGGGAGCTCACGCAGATCAAGCACAAGGTGGACTACCTGCTGGAGAGCCTGGAGCGCATGGACAAGGACCACGGCAAGAAGTCAG ACATGAAGGGCTGCAAACAGGAACCAGGCGAGgtctcccccctccactcctccacctccagcaagAAGTGCGACGGCATGAAACGGGGCATGAACGACTCCGACGACGAGGGGGATCTGCTGGACGATGACGacgag atgaagagcagaggcaGAGACGACGATGACGAGCACGAGGAAGGAGAGGACGACGGAGACAGCGGCGACGGAGACGAGTCCTAA
- the hnrnpcb gene encoding heterogeneous nuclear ribonucleoproteins C1/C2 isoform X4: MSPLSPKTQAGRQTSIDLSTDMMDPMASSNVTNKTDPRSLNSRVFIGNLNTLLVTKADVEAIFAKYGKIVGCSVHKGYAFVQFANERNARNAVVSEDGRMIVGQVLDINLAGEPKPHRSKTAKRSAGDMYSPSVDLEYDFQRDYYDRMYSYQSRVPPPPPPPLSRAAVPSKRPRVSVSGGGSRRTKTSFSSSSKTSQRTSRSMKAGDLQTIKRELTQIKHKVDYLLESLERMDKDHGKKSGGASTGGWKRRFTHQHMKGCKQEPGEVSPLHSSTSSKKCDGMKRGMNDSDDEGDLLDDDDEMKSRGRDDDDEHEEGEDDGDSGDGDES, from the exons ATGTCACCATTATCGCCGAAA ActcaggcaggcaggcagacctCCATCGACCTGAGCACAGACATGATGGA CCCGATGGCCAGCAGCAACGTGACCAACAAGACGGACCCGCGCTCCCTCAACTCCCGCGTCTTCATCGGCAACCTCAACACCCTGCTGGTCACCAAGGCCGACGTGGAGGCCATCTTCGCCAAGTACGGCAAGATCGTGGGCTGCTCCGTCCACAAGGGCTACGCCTTCGTGCAGTTCGCCAACGAGAGGAACGCCCGCAACGCCGTGGTCAGCGAGGACGGCCGCATGATCGTGGGACAGGTGCTGG ACATCAACCTGGCAGGAGAGCCGAAGCCCCACCGATCGAAGACGGCGAAGCGCTCCGCGGGCGACatgtacag TCCGTCTGTGGATCTGGAGTATGACTTCCAGAGAGATTACTACGACAG GATGTACTCCTACCAGTCCCgcgtgccccctccccctcctcccccgctgtCCCGCGCCGCCGTCCCCTCCAAGCGCCCGAGGGTCAGCGTGAGCGGTGGGGGCAGCCGACGGACCAAGACCagcttctcctcgtcctccaagACGAGTCAGCGGACGTCCCGCTCCA tgaAGGCGGGCGATCTGCAGACCATCAAGAGGGAGCTCACGCAGATCAAGCACAAGGTGGACTACCTGCTGGAGAGCCTGGAGCGCATGGACAAGGACCACGGCAAGAAGTCAGGTGGGGCCTCAACGGGTGGATGGAAACGGAGGTTTACGCACCAGC ACATGAAGGGCTGCAAACAGGAACCAGGCGAGgtctcccccctccactcctccacctccagcaagAAGTGCGACGGCATGAAACGGGGCATGAACGACTCCGACGACGAGGGGGATCTGCTGGACGATGACGacgag atgaagagcagaggcaGAGACGACGATGACGAGCACGAGGAAGGAGAGGACGACGGAGACAGCGGCGACGGAGACGAGTCCTAA
- the hnrnpcb gene encoding heterogeneous nuclear ribonucleoproteins C1/C2 isoform X1, giving the protein MPFDGVKSGLLPTQKNRYLLLIITIMSPLSPKTQAGRQTSIDLSTDMMDPMASSNVTNKTDPRSLNSRVFIGNLNTLLVTKADVEAIFAKYGKIVGCSVHKGYAFVQFANERNARNAVVSEDGRMIVGQVLDINLAGEPKPHRSKTAKRSAGDMYSPSVDLEYDFQRDYYDRMYSYQSRVPPPPPPPLSRAAVPSKRPRVSVSGGGSRRTKTSFSSSSKTSQRTSRSMKAGDLQTIKRELTQIKHKVDYLLESLERMDKDHGKKSGGASTGGWKRRFTHQHMKGCKQEPGEVSPLHSSTSSKKCDGMKRGMNDSDDEGDLLDDDDEMKSRGRDDDDEHEEGEDDGDSGDGDES; this is encoded by the exons ATGCCATTTGATGGAGTCAAATCTGGTCTATTAcccacacagaaaaacagatacCTGCTCTTGATAATAACAATTATGTCACCATTATCGCCGAAA ActcaggcaggcaggcagacctCCATCGACCTGAGCACAGACATGATGGA CCCGATGGCCAGCAGCAACGTGACCAACAAGACGGACCCGCGCTCCCTCAACTCCCGCGTCTTCATCGGCAACCTCAACACCCTGCTGGTCACCAAGGCCGACGTGGAGGCCATCTTCGCCAAGTACGGCAAGATCGTGGGCTGCTCCGTCCACAAGGGCTACGCCTTCGTGCAGTTCGCCAACGAGAGGAACGCCCGCAACGCCGTGGTCAGCGAGGACGGCCGCATGATCGTGGGACAGGTGCTGG ACATCAACCTGGCAGGAGAGCCGAAGCCCCACCGATCGAAGACGGCGAAGCGCTCCGCGGGCGACatgtacag TCCGTCTGTGGATCTGGAGTATGACTTCCAGAGAGATTACTACGACAG GATGTACTCCTACCAGTCCCgcgtgccccctccccctcctcccccgctgtCCCGCGCCGCCGTCCCCTCCAAGCGCCCGAGGGTCAGCGTGAGCGGTGGGGGCAGCCGACGGACCAAGACCagcttctcctcgtcctccaagACGAGTCAGCGGACGTCCCGCTCCA tgaAGGCGGGCGATCTGCAGACCATCAAGAGGGAGCTCACGCAGATCAAGCACAAGGTGGACTACCTGCTGGAGAGCCTGGAGCGCATGGACAAGGACCACGGCAAGAAGTCAGGTGGGGCCTCAACGGGTGGATGGAAACGGAGGTTTACGCACCAGC ACATGAAGGGCTGCAAACAGGAACCAGGCGAGgtctcccccctccactcctccacctccagcaagAAGTGCGACGGCATGAAACGGGGCATGAACGACTCCGACGACGAGGGGGATCTGCTGGACGATGACGacgag atgaagagcagaggcaGAGACGACGATGACGAGCACGAGGAAGGAGAGGACGACGGAGACAGCGGCGACGGAGACGAGTCCTAA